In a genomic window of Thiolapillus brandeum:
- a CDS encoding sensor histidine kinase, translating into MADRLIVVPDAYSRHKRLMHLYFTYRVMLAMGFVVFAAIGIGPSFLGTAAPKLHIITVLVYLVLTMASLGLSFFNLEAMELEYSFAILVDSAVIGILLYTSGGPQSGLGILLGISIAFGAQGMPSRTAMLSAAIATAAIFIESWVASVINGTPIRHFSLLSMLGISYFILAYLSRELSTRTLLSERLVKQQGKDIADLTELNEQVIHHMQTGVVILDAKNRIKMLNDAAWQFLNRPISTVGHTMRQISPELEKALQDWKKQPSSRRRHLHTQAEGNDLMVKFQRLGETEEAGTLVFLDDASRAAEAAQQLKLASLGTLVASIAHEIRNPLGAIGHASQLLQESGELQGTDRRMAEIIDQNTNRLNDVIENILSLSRQRSVNPEHIRLELWLAKLSKELARNHMLQDNQIVYYLSPRETSLTFDPQQLSQVINSLVDNAVKHQPEKGEQLVITITGGLDNTTRDGYIEVIDNGNSIPSDIIDKLFDPFFTTSNEGTGLGLYVVKELCDANNIRISYIPVSAGGNCFKLKFPRQ; encoded by the coding sequence ATGGCTGACCGACTCATCGTGGTACCTGATGCCTACAGCCGCCACAAGCGGCTCATGCACCTTTATTTCACTTACAGGGTGATGCTGGCCATGGGTTTTGTGGTATTTGCTGCGATCGGAATTGGCCCCTCCTTCCTGGGCACAGCAGCGCCCAAACTGCACATCATCACGGTTCTGGTTTACCTTGTTCTCACCATGGCTTCCCTGGGACTGAGTTTCTTCAACCTGGAAGCCATGGAGCTGGAATATTCATTTGCCATTCTCGTGGACAGTGCAGTCATCGGCATCCTGCTATATACCTCCGGTGGTCCCCAATCCGGGTTGGGGATACTACTGGGTATTTCCATTGCCTTTGGCGCCCAGGGAATGCCTTCCCGAACGGCCATGCTTTCAGCAGCCATTGCGACGGCCGCCATATTCATTGAATCCTGGGTGGCCTCGGTAATCAACGGCACCCCGATCCGGCATTTTTCCCTGCTAAGCATGCTTGGGATCTCCTATTTCATTCTGGCTTACCTGTCCCGCGAACTTTCGACCCGCACCCTGCTCAGTGAACGCCTGGTCAAACAGCAAGGCAAAGACATCGCTGATCTCACGGAACTGAATGAACAGGTCATTCACCACATGCAGACCGGGGTGGTCATTCTGGATGCCAAAAACAGAATCAAGATGCTCAATGACGCTGCCTGGCAGTTTCTGAACCGCCCCATCAGCACCGTCGGCCACACCATGAGACAAATCAGCCCGGAGCTGGAGAAAGCACTGCAGGATTGGAAAAAACAACCCTCTTCCCGGCGACGGCATTTGCATACCCAGGCCGAGGGCAACGACCTGATGGTGAAATTTCAACGGCTGGGTGAGACTGAAGAGGCGGGAACCCTGGTCTTTCTGGACGATGCCTCCCGTGCCGCAGAAGCCGCCCAACAGCTGAAACTGGCCTCTCTGGGTACCCTGGTAGCCAGCATCGCTCACGAAATACGCAATCCTCTGGGTGCTATCGGCCATGCCAGCCAGTTACTACAGGAATCCGGGGAGCTTCAAGGCACCGATCGACGCATGGCTGAAATCATCGATCAGAATACCAACCGTCTGAATGACGTGATCGAGAACATTCTGTCCCTTTCCCGACAGCGTTCGGTAAATCCTGAGCATATCCGCCTGGAACTCTGGCTGGCAAAGCTGAGCAAGGAACTGGCACGCAATCATATGTTGCAGGACAACCAGATCGTTTACTATCTTTCCCCCAGAGAAACCAGCCTGACCTTTGATCCACAGCAACTCTCCCAGGTCATCAATTCCCTGGTGGACAACGCGGTAAAACACCAGCCTGAAAAAGGAGAGCAACTGGTAATCACCATTACCGGCGGCCTGGACAACACCACCCGGGATGGCTATATCGAGGTCATCGATAACGGCAACAGCATACCCTCAGATATTATCGACAAACTGTTCGACCCCTTTTTCACCACCAGCAACGAAGGTACCGGGCTTGGGTTGTACGTGGTAAAGGAGCTGTGCGATGCAAACAATATCCGCATCAGCTATATTCCTGTTTCTGCTGGTGGCAACTGCTTCAAGCTCAAGTTTCCACGACAATGA
- a CDS encoding PP0621 family protein, translated as MKIIFLLSAILLIWWILKTLRRNRMTDAEPRIRNMLPCDYCGLHVPEDEAVQHQGRSYCCREHAERNQP; from the coding sequence ATGAAGATCATTTTCCTGCTCTCCGCCATTCTACTCATTTGGTGGATACTCAAGACACTCAGACGCAACCGCATGACGGATGCGGAACCCCGCATCAGGAACATGCTACCCTGTGATTACTGCGGCCTGCATGTTCCGGAAGATGAAGCCGTACAACACCAGGGACGATCTTATTGCTGCAGGGAGCATGCAGAAAGGAACCAGCCCTGA